The stretch of DNA GTATCCATAGTGGGAAGGTAGACCAATTGCCCGACTGAAGCAACCTGGCTTGAAGCAGAAAGGGTATTGCAATACTTGAAACACGGGCCGATTCAGGGCGTCGATGGGTCGGAATTTAAAATCTCTGTTGATGCTATTTGAGGTTAATAGAATATAGATGTTTCTTCGAAAAGGCACGGAAAATAAGAACAAATGGTTATAACAAACAGATCACCGATATTGAATCTTATGAGTCGTTTGTGGCTCCTGTGACCAAGTGGTGAGAGGCATCAGTGGTCATCACACATATCGCAATGGAATGGTGAACATGAAAACAATGATATCAAATGAGTCTTCTAGAGACCTTATATATACACTGaaatcgctttttacgcggttttatttaAGGCGGCTTTTTTACGCGCTTTTTGGAATTTactcggtttatttttacgcggattgcggaatttacgcgtttttttacgcggatttcgacgttcacgcggtttttttacgcagcacgtatcaaccgagtacaaattcaatgtgctaattgatgtgacttttcacggaataagtttgtattgtatcactgattagtagctgagaaataaaagtagatacagatatcatgattgcagcatacaaaaaaaatcagttaatcaattgttaaaatatcagttgcatttttaattaataattcactgtttgttagatttttatacggattttaaaattcactcggtttatttttacgcggattttagaatttacgcggttttattttacgttgTAAATTCGATACTACTATTTAATACTGGTTTTGTAACGACAGAATATGTATCGAAAAGTAATAACAAGATTCCACAGTTATTAGAAGAACAACAAGACTTGTTGATGAAATGATGGAGCGCACGAGTACCCACTGTAAAAACACACCACACAATGGCATTGCCTATCTCTGCGATACGATGACCAtatttaatttctctttcctaGTTTAATAGATTATTTCGCGGGCACACGATTTACAGCCAGGTTCCTCAAGCCAGATAAGCGCCGGTTGAATCAGATGCACGTAATCCTATCAAACTGAATGCATCAATAAATTCATTCACATGAGTATGGTCAGTTTTATAAATGCGACTAGACAACATCGGCTGCTCGGTTGATATTACTATCAAAACGATTTGTAACGCGACGGACAAAATGTCATCAAGCTCTGTAGAATCCGTTGCTAAATATTCGGAAGTCCTGTTCAACACATTAAACCATGTGCTCATCGGATATGTTACAATATATTTGTCGTACGTTTCCTACATGAGTGGCTTCGGGGATATGTTCACGTGGCACATTTTTCTGTGCTCCGTTGGTGTAAGTTAACCATTAGATTGATCTCGTGATGAGAGAGAAAGGATTATTCGGAAATTTGGTTTGAATTCCAGTATCAATTCTTCATGGCAGAATCATTCCTAACGCTGTACTCGGCCAACTCGTGGACTATGTCGAATTCGCCCGACACGAAACGTCTGCTGCATTGGGTTCTACAGGTGATTGGATGCGTTGCGATTTTGATCGGGACTGGGCTGGAGATTTATATCAAAGAAGAGCGGAAGCGTTCTCATTTCAAATCGGACCACGCGATAACCGGTAAGTTGTGGTGTGTGCGACATTCAATTAACGGTTTATTTAagtgaatttgttttttttccaattcgcaGGTTTAGTTTCGATTGTGTTTATCGTGTTATCAATGCTCAATGGGGTTGCCGCATTGTACGCGACCAAAATCAGACACATCATCAAACCGATTTATATCAAGCTTTGCCATTACTTGACCGGGATAGTGGCGTTTGTAATTGGTGAGTGAGGAGGCTTATCAAATAGCGGAAGTGATAGTAATTTATTGTAATTGTGACTTTTCCAGGTATGGTATCGCTTGCACTCGAATACTCTCCCCGGCGGATGGGATCAGTTGAGCACAGTAATATGTTGATTTCCTTCACGACCATCGTCATTGCACTGACTCTGATCGGAGTAATTAAAACGATGTTCGGACAGTTCAAGGGAATGTGTCGCTAGTAGTTGGACTAATGTTGTGCTGGTTCGCAACTGTTGTACGAAAGGTTAAAGTAAAGCATTAGTGTGGTTTTAATGTGCCGTTAGT from Toxorhynchites rutilus septentrionalis strain SRP chromosome 3, ASM2978413v1, whole genome shotgun sequence encodes:
- the LOC129779816 gene encoding uncharacterized protein LOC129779816, with protein sequence MSSSSVESVAKYSEVLFNTLNHVLIGYVTIYLSYVSYMSGFGDMFTWHIFLCSVGYQFFMAESFLTLYSANSWTMSNSPDTKRLLHWVLQVIGCVAILIGTGLEIYIKEERKRSHFKSDHAITGLVSIVFIVLSMLNGVAALYATKIRHIIKPIYIKLCHYLTGIVAFVIGMVSLALEYSPRRMGSVEHSNMLISFTTIVIALTLIGVIKTMFGQFKGMCR